The Ailuropoda melanoleuca isolate Jingjing chromosome 9, ASM200744v2, whole genome shotgun sequence genome includes a region encoding these proteins:
- the LOC109491320 gene encoding 40S ribosomal protein S29-like encodes MKNGKRGHQQLYWGHPKNCGQGSCFCRVCSNQCGLMQKYGLHMSCQYFHQYVADTGFIKLD; translated from the exons ATGAAAA ACGGCAAGAGGGGTCACCAGCAGCTCTACTGGGGCCACCCAAAGAACTGTGGCCAGGGTTCTTGTTTTTGCCGCGTCTGCTCAAACCAGTGTGGTCTGATGCAGAAATACGGCCTCCATATGAGCTGCCAGTATTTCCATCAGTATGTGGCGGATACAGGCTTCATTAAGTTGGATTAA